One Theropithecus gelada isolate Dixy chromosome 17, Tgel_1.0, whole genome shotgun sequence genomic region harbors:
- the SPACA7 gene encoding sperm acrosome-associated protein 7 has translation MAVNQGEGTLCFVLLLCCWQETELRPRIATPGSTTEIPFSSKHEDVPELLDEILVQEILDMNKTTWTEMPSTASTLSTIHAGIDENYQAGGSENYHELLENLQFSSGTEDKVSSDEASANANLHGDPSENYSGPQVSPGSEKTVSSKEKTNSKNTHYENLSFLDKILQNIGRSSGNIFRNEQQRTSSQRRSRDSQ, from the exons ATGGCAGTGAACCAGGGAGAAGGGACCCTCTGCTTTGTCCTCCTGCTGTGCTGCTGGCAAGAAACCGAGCTCCGGCCGAGAATTGCGACTCCAG GTTCAACTACTGAAATACCATTCAGTTCAAAACATGAGGATGTGCCTGAATTATTAG ATGAAATTCTAGTCCAGGAGATTTTGGACATGAATAAAACAACATGGACCGAAATGCCAAGCACAGCATCGACATTGTCAACAATAC ATGCTGGTATTGATGAGAATTATCAAGCTGGTGGTTCTGAGAATTATCATGAATTATTAGAGAATTTACAATTCTCTTCTGGCACTGAGGACAAAGTTTCCAGTGATG AAGCCAGTGCTAATGCGAATCTCCATGGCGATCCTTCTGAGAATTACAGTGGGCCACAGGTATCTCCTGGCAGTGAGAAGACAGTTTCCAGTAAAG AAAAGACGAATTCAAAGAACACTCACTATGAAAATCTATCCTTTCTGGACAAAATCCTTCAAAATATTGGAAGATCTTCAG GAAACATTTTCCGTAATGAGCAGCAGAGGACCAGCTCTCAGAGGAGGAGCCGAGACAGTCAGTGA